From Mesotoga infera:
CAGAATAAAGGGTGTAGATCGTGGTGCAATTGCTGTTCTTATTCCTTCTAAGAACGGTTTCACTGTACTCATTGATGCAGGTGCAAATACGGAGGTAAGAGCAGAACATCTGCGTGATTTTGGCACGATGGGCTATGAATATGCGAATCTTCTCGGAAGAGATAGCCCCAGAGTCGGTCTGCTCAATGTAGGAGAAGAGCAGGAAAAGGGTACAGAACTGACGAAACTGGCTTATGACTACTTGAGGACCGAGTTAGGAAGTAGTTTTATTGGAAATGTTGAGGGCAGAGATATAAATTATGGCGATGTTGATGTGGTTGTCTGCAGTGGATTCGACGGAAACGTTGCAATGAAAGCAATGGAAGGAACAGGGAAGTTGATTTCCGAGACGCTTAAGAGAGAGATCAAGAATAGCGGCCTGTTTGGTCTCATTGGTGCTCTTTTTCTTAAGCGAGCACTGGGAAGACTAAAGAAGGCGATGGACCCAAGCGAATACGGCGGGGCCTTTGTTCTCGGAGTTAAAGGGGCTGTCGTTAAGGCTCACGGAAACTCAAACGCTCTCGCAATAAAGAATGCGATCAGAGTAGCCTATCAAGGGGTTAAGGG
This genomic window contains:
- the plsX gene encoding phosphate acyltransferase PlsX; this translates as MQGIKIALDAFGGDSAPEVNIDGSFLALKEFQDLQIVLVGREEELKPLLKQTPETSRISIADAREVFPMSEKPSLLLRKKDTSLYKAALLVKEGKVDALVSAGNTGGVLAAALFVVGRIKGVDRGAIAVLIPSKNGFTVLIDAGANTEVRAEHLRDFGTMGYEYANLLGRDSPRVGLLNVGEEQEKGTELTKLAYDYLRTELGSSFIGNVEGRDINYGDVDVVVCSGFDGNVAMKAMEGTGKLISETLKREIKNSGLFGLIGALFLKRALGRLKKAMDPSEYGGAFVLGVKGAVVKAHGNSNALAIKNAIRVAYQGVKGDLVKNLENKLGGK